Part of the Episyrphus balteatus chromosome X, idEpiBalt1.1, whole genome shotgun sequence genome, tataataattgattttcACAGTCACTAAGAGAATATAAATAAAACGGTTTGTACTAATTTCACAAAAGACGTTAACATcaatttaaagaaagaaaaaaaaatattttaacgatAAATTTTtaaggcaaacaaaaatttataaaatatagatCATAACGAAttgataaatttaaacaaaacaattgaaaatattttaatttacttttttaattcttGCAGCGTTTATTGTTGCATGATTTTGGCAagcttatttcaaaaaaaaatccattactTACACTCAGAGAATAAAAGTCTAatatgttcttaaaaaaataacattcatTCAATGcaataataatatttgtttgatctgaatcataaaaaatatttaatttcagtTGCCAAAATGTAAAGCACTAACATTCTTTCTTCTTGATTCATCTTGTGCAAATCATCCAACACATCAACAAATGTTTATATATTCATATGTATATGAATgtatatatatacctacttaATATACCTCTGCCtctgtatatatttttatatatacacaTTCATTTTTTACAcacatatatacatatacatgtATATTAATATAAATAAGTACATATATATGTgtatacatttatatatttacgatattttcaatacaaatgcTAAATTATGGTGTCTAACTGTCTGGCTTGatgtaaaatctttttttgatgTCCTACTAAAGTGATGCCCATATCAGATAACTGTTGAGCGGTAAGTCTTGAAATctgaaatttaacaaaaaaaaaaaaaaaattacaaatttaattaaatatttgtttcgaATAAAGCATTAGCGagcgaatcaaaaaaaaaaattgttgttgttctttACTCCAGTCTCATATTGAACGCGCTTCTTAATTGACTGTTTAGCAAATCGATTTTTTGTAACCAGGGGTGCACCAGGTGGATTTTCTGGTCCACCCtaatttacatgttaaaaaaaaaactactcactTACTCAATCACTCACTTAATGGGATTAACTTTAAACTAACTAACGAAAGTAAGTGCATTTAAAGTTAATCAGTTCATGCATTCtaaagttaatttgaaaatttaattcattaCATACCTGTTGCGCTGTCACTAAATTGGCTTCTTTAAAATGTTGAGAGTAACGTGACATCTTAATGCTTTCCAGCCATAGATCAGTACTAATAAATATATTATGACCACGTTGTGTATCGATGATATGTGTTCCATCATTATCAGGTGAATTTCTTGTTGTTAGAAGAGCCTGTGGTTGGCGTGCTAAATTATCTAACGTTGATACTATACTGGCAAATGTTGGTCTATGCGTGCGTTGCTTTTGCCAACAGTCTAACATAAGCTGATAGAGCGCCTCCGGACAATCCATCGGTGCCGGTAATCTGTATCCTTTTTCTATACTTTTTATAACATCCTATAAAGCAAACAAAAGCCATTATTATCGCAACAAAATAAAGTTCAGTATCATATTTACTTGATTTGACCAATTCCAATAAGGACGTTCACCGTATGACATAACTTCCCACAAAACTACACCATATGACCACACATCAGAAGCTGATGTGAATTTTCTAAAAGCTATTGCTTCAGGAGCAGTCCAGCGGACCGGAATTTTACCTccctatatataaaaataatgtaaagTAATGATAAACTAtccaaaaatattacaaaatttgaATGTATTACCCTTGTTGTGTATGCATCGCTAGCATTTTCAATTTCCCTTGATAGACCAAAATCAGCGATTTTGCACACCAATTGTGCATTAACAAGAACATTTCGTGCTGCCAAATCACGATGCACATAATTCATATCACTCAGGTAAGACATGCCGCTAGCAATGCCGCGTAGCATTCCGATAAGTTGCAACGTTTGAAATTTGCCATCGTTAGCACGGAGAAAGGTATCTAAGCTGCCGTTTTCCATATATTCGGTTATAATCATAACAGGATTTGATCGAGTTACAACACCTTGAAGGTAAATAACATTTGGATGATCGAATTGCCCCATAATTGAGGCTTCAGTTAGAAAGTCACAGCGAGCTTTTTCTGATGAACCTGTTTGAGATACAGCTTTTAATGTTTCTATTATCAAAAATAACTGTTAAATACTAATCATCACATACAAAAAGCATAAAGAGTTATAAATCAATGAcaaacaattttaaacatttaacgtaccaggcttaaaaaacaattaacaaattttgtattgtttttttttttttttaatgtatacatatttttagTGTTAATAGCCTTAAATGTTTAAAATCTTTTGCTAATaattttgacgtttttttttcttattttatattctGTTTGTCAAGAAGTCAAGAATTGCAGTGAGATTTTTGAAACATTAGAATTCTGTTAGgacttttgattgttttttttttttttttttttttgttatttcgaaGCGACTTAACTTTTTCTATGCAAATTTGGTAATCTTAATCCGAATCataattttgatgtttaataTCAGCTGATagtattatttttacatttttaaatataattgaaaaattatagatttttttgtgCACTTTCCGATTCTCAAAATTAATCACACGGTCAACCCTGGAATCCGTTACTTCATCCATTTGCAGcgaaaatgttgttttattcgTGAAAGTAAGTTGCTTTGTTATTCTCTGCTAAGTCACCGGTTTTCGGTCCcttgtgaaataatttttggaaaaagggGCAGATGGGCAGATTTGAATTTCGAGGAGCAAACTGTATATACCgtgttttataaaattaagacaGTTTTTTTAGTACTTCACCTTTcgtgaaatgaaaacaaaatgtaCTATGCGATGTGAAGGAAAGAGTcatttgtatttttgaagaacctgaagtttatcaaacaaaaaattttgaaatttttaaaatgaaagattCTGAAAATAAACATGTTCTCCTAAAATAAGTGATCATAAAtgtctgtattcatggaccaaaattttgcgtcatagtaagggtatgacatcatctaactgatgagcccactgtcatactgggcgaaacgcatatggagttgtcATTGTCAtttgaactttttaattgaattatgaaAATATTTCACACAAAAAACAAGATCAATGCCATAAAAAATTGAGTCTATTTTTCTTTGTTCAAACTTTAGAAAAACTTTTAGTGAGCCTTTTCCTACAACATGAGATTATATTACTTGTCGCTTGAAATTGCCTAAAATtcgtcttttttttcatttttaaaaaataattatttttttctcaattcttTCCTATGTTTCTATTTCTTCAAACattagtttaaataatttattataaagaGCGTCAAAATTATTCTTGAAGAAATATCTATAGTTCCTCACCTGGCTTGAGAGTTTTTATTGCAACATCTATGTCTTGAACAAAATTGGGTGGTATTTTAAGACGACCTCTGCAAACATCTCCGAATTCTCCTCcacctttagaaaaaaaaagaaagaaattatatACGGATTAATGTCAAAACAATTCGTTATATtcgttttttttcataaagtttcACACGTTCAATCAACTGACCAATGATTGCCTCGATTGTGATATAGCTGGCATCGATTTCACGGGCAAATTCACGTATTGCTTGATTAGGATCTTCATAAGTATGGGGATCTACATAACTGCGACTTGTCCCGAATAGAGGTGTAgtcactaaaacaaaaattttaatatagcaaaagtttatatttgagcattttaaaagtaaattgaactttttaaatacaaaattacaaaagccTTTTTACATCGAAGATCATATTAGTGTATCTACCAAGGACacccaacaaaaaatttcaaagaataATTTTATCTATATCTTTAGTAATATTGAAAGACAACATTAGACCAGGCAAAAATTAGTATGCAGTTGAAGTAATAAATTGAAGAATTCATGAAGTAAAGatgaaaatgtttgttttttccacgaaaaataattaataaaataaatgaaaagaaaattaaaaaaaaaaaaaaacaataacaaaaaataatacataattaAATTTACCGTTTGATTGAATAGTCTTAACAATTGGTGTAGTATCCATGGCAtgaactaaaaatttaaaataaaatcataaataatattttaataatgtAAAATTGAACAACTGGCTAATAAAAACTGAAAACTTTGTGGGAGAAGTGTGTTAAGGTTGAAAAGACAGGAAGGGCAACTGAAATTTTGATCGATGTAAAATACAAAACTATTTGCATTGACTTAAGTATACTACCACCAAAACACTCGCTTCTACATCGGGATATGTCAttataacaaaattgaaataaggCTTCGTTCTTcgtaaaataaagaaaaacaacataCTTATATATTAGTTACCCGTAAGTGGATTAGCAAACAACACAGTATTTAGAGATCTTACGTATTTGAGCTCAAGAATACTAACAATCACTAAcagacctcatcattagtttatttttgactaagagtggacatgtgccgtttttcctcTGAACAATTTTGATTGCGAAGCCAAAAGCACTAGAGTTACAAATGTTTTTGGCTTTACTTTTTAACCTtgattcaaataatttatagGGGATTTTTGTTGTATAATAAACttagtttatattattattttttttttttttttttttttttttgaaaatgtgggttaggccgttttGGCACTGAGTGCCTCATATATCGTTGGAATGTTTTGAATTCCTGATttcaaaatcagtttaaaaaaaaaacttaaattagttGGAAATATACGAAGCAAGAATTTTTGCATACCTGGATGATGCAATAGAAAACCTATTTTGTCTCTAAATCCAAATTTTGGGAGTGTAgtgaaatttgtactttttgagtgttacacatAGTTCAAGATGGCAGGGCCGACAGAAATAAACGAAATGTGTCAGATAGTGTAGTATTTGCATAAACTTTTAAGCTACATACCTGTTCTTGAACCGACGCACACTGAGGGAAAACTACAATAAAGTTCGTATGGGTtggaaattatttattatttttattgaaatatccACTGTTATTAGTGTAGAAGTTTAAGACGTAATCTTAATCGTGTTTTATTACAATGAGCAGCGGTATGaactagttgtttttttttttttttgtctgaaaaCTATTATTTGGTGTCCCCAATTTTAGTAAGTGCTTATAATTTACcgattgcaaaataaaaaatctggaTTTGGAACCATCAAGTTTGAGAAcctttaagactttttttttatttttaaaagtgctCTTAGTCGTAAAAAACAAGTATAAATTATGAGAAAAACGCTTCAATTTTCTGTCAGCTacgtgttgtttttttaatgcaccaatgccaaaaaaaaacacagctaatgaAGCTCAGGTTGTCAGCTGCGGttttcacaacttttttttgatttttcaatatgACGAGAATTTATTTTAGTACGATATCATTCGAATGAGTGCTTCAGAAACGTTTCATTGGTATAATAGGCATGGTCAATTTAAGGTTGAAGTATATTAACTCAATGGTTTCTAGACATTTTTCAGAAAGTTTCAAGCTTATAAGTTATAACTCTACCAGCTGATTTGATGCCACAAGAATGGTCGTTTTGCCCCAGTGTGCGACGAGTTGCGACGGGCAGcttaccttacaaaaaaaaaaaaaacaaaaacatgctAACTTTTCTTGTCTtctaaaatatgatttttatgtatatagtacaaaataattaaatataaataacaaagccacacaaaaataaaaaaaaaagttctgacctaaGGAGTGCGACTATAaattttgggtcgctgaaattGAATCCAAAGTTTATTTTATCCCATCACGTCAGgctttcgagataacctcaaaaaagatgTTCGTTTCAGAGTGTCTGTGAAAATATTTTGGAGTTATTTAGAAAATCTGTTGTGATCGAGTAAAAAAGACACTCGAATTCAGTTTCAGCAACCAATACTTCACTACGCGACACAATTTGTTCATTAGAAAATATATAATGTCTGGCGGCCTTGggatcttttttaatattacttcatgagggaaaaaaactttagtaattaaatttaaacatgcaaacacaaaaatatattttattaaaattttaaaaattatgtgcatacaaaataaaatttaaacggaGATTACTACAAACTAAAAAAGAAACTGTATATATGTACAATATTCAATTAATGTTTATACCCCACCGTAAGtgtattatagttttttttctgtttttgatgtattattttaaatatccaaaagcaaacaaattttaaaacccAAACAAATTAATCATAAAAAGCGAAACAAATGTGTTTCAGTGATaaggaattttgatttttttaaaaattttgtttatgtttataaaTATATAACACTTACTATAGGTTACGACGAGTCCTGGATATATAATAAATGTTTAGATTTATATGcacatatattattttattaaaatacatgCATATATGTATTTCAATATTTTCGGGATATgggagaagagaaaaaaaattatattgaaatatattttatatttttttttttaaatttaaaattaagacaaaaaacaaaaaaaaatccttcaaatatttttttttaaacattattatTTGGCTGGCGTTAAATTTacttaaactttagaacttTGAAACAGACAGAGCTACGccggttttaaaaaaatatataatttaccTTCGTTGCTTGCGTAATCTAATGGTAAAGGTAGATGATTATTGGTCTTTTTGTCCAGTTCATCTTGATTTTTCGATCGTAAGAAGAGCACTGTGGCTACAATTACCAATACAAGAATAAAAACCACAGCCACCGTTGCACCAGCAACTATTCGCATTTGCATGGAATCGTAGTAGACtgtaaattagaaaatttaagtttaaattcaaaattgtacATTATAATAAGTTACGTACCTGGGCTAACACTTTGATGGGTCTGTGCATAAACTATGTTGCTGTAGGTTCCATATCCATTCAAAGTTTTACAGCGAACTTGAAATCCATACTCGACGTTCTCTTGCAGTCCTTCAATATGAGCTTTGGTTTCTTTTGTATTAAGAGCTGTCTTATTTATAGCATCGAGTTCTGACTTTGGAAACCATCTAACTTCATAGAATTCAATTGGTAAATCACTATGAATTGGTTTGTCCCAAACTAAGTCTGCTTCTTTGCTTGTAATGGATACAATACGAACATTAAAAACCGTACTGAGTATAGCTGATTCAGTTGTAAATATTATTTCTGTGTATTCGGTTTTGATGTTTGTGTCATCAGGCGATGACGAGGATGATATAGAAGTCGTTTTATCGGCTATTGATTCACTTGCACTTGAAGTACCATTTTCACCATCTGAGCTGTCGCTGTCTGGATTAACAGCATAAGATATTCCATTCATGGAATGAATTTGAATTGTATAAGGAGTAACTGGTTCTAAATTGGTAAGTGTCAATTTTGTTTCGTTAAAAGTTTCCGTAGCTGGGTTAAAAACGACATTGGACGAACAGAAGGCGCATTTAACTTTAAACACTATATCACTTCGAAATTTTGTGTCGAGTTGTTCATCGGATGCCCTTTGCGGTGTGTTCCACGACAAAATTGCACTTGTTTGATCAACAAATAGGAGTGTTAAATTTGTTGGTGGACCTGGTGGCTTATAGCAAGGCATTTGTTTTCCATCTCGGGGGTGACGATAATAACCCGGTTGACATGGGCAAAACGCCACCCCTATTTTTGATGATTTTGAATTAAGTGGACAGGGTGTGCATTTGCTTACTTCTAATGAGCGGAAGGTTCCTGCTGAACAttctatacacaaaaaaatatatattatataaattaaGAAAGAGTAGGTATATGTACATGTCAAATTGTCTgtggagttaaaataaaacagtttaaaaaggATCaatatttgtttaagaaatagattcattttaaaaattaaaaattttcgagCTTCTGTTTAAAACGTGACAATCCAAAGCATCAGCTAGCTTCAGAATTTTGATTCCTTTTGGATAACACTTTGTCTTTCGATTTTCTATCATAATAAATATGAATTAAGTTTATTCCACTACTAAAGTAATTTTGTGATACACCTATCCTTCCATTAAAATCGCCTATCATCATCAGCTTCGCAGCTTATCGTAGTCTTTTTGCCAATGAATGCAGTTCAAATAAATCGGGACGATGTAAAAACCGCTgtctataattattatttatacatCGAAAATTCGTAATAGGTTTTCAAATTTCAGAGACTTTTCACCCCCAATTCCCTTAACAAATATATTAGTTTTGGCAGCTAATATGAATTCTATTTCATAGTTCATAAAAATGTTCTAAGATTAAGATTCGtcataatttataataaaaatcttGCGTTAATTTTGGGACACCCTTTAGAAAAAATCTACTCTAATTTATATTCTATCCCTCCATAAAAAAGGGTAAATCTGAAGTATACTCTtcaatagagtgaaagaaaacgaaatACATCATCGATAAGTAATATCAATTTACTGTAGAATAacttctttcttaaaaatacccAGGAACCATATCTTTAATTTTCCTCATCTACtttcgggacaccctgtatattagcacaatttgaaactaaatcggttagataaaaaaaaaaaaaataacaaaaacaaaaaaacttaccgTTGCAAGTTTTGTTGGCATAATCTGGCTCAAAGCCAACTTTACATCGACATCCACCAGTAAGGATGGTCCATTTTCCATCACCTTTGCACAGGTACGTTGGTGGTTCATATGGTTCTGCATTATTAACGCAGGTGCCATTTTGCTTTTCGATTATTGTTATTTCTCGACCAGTTGGAGTTTCATTGAAATGAGCGAAATTTTCCGTCACACTTGGACATGTTATGTAATAAACTTTAACAGCTAAAACACTTATACAAGCACCTTGATCACGAAACGCAAAATAAACGCCTTTTTTCGTCACTGCAATACTCTTCACCTCAGTGTTGATATCAACATCAGAATTTTGATTAAATCGCCCCTCACCAGCCGCAATTCGAGCTTTTTATGCAAAAGAAACAAAGAACAATTTAGATATactaaaataaaaccaaacaaTTTATTTGCTTACCTATAAGTTTATAACTCTCTGGCTGCCATGGAGGCGGTTCTCTAGTGGCAGCATCAAATTCATAAAATAGCAAACTAAATGTTTCCTTACAGGATAGCGCATTTCCTgaagcaaataaaaattattaactaggttaattttttttagtgtacGAGATATACCTGGAAACAATGAACAGTCTCTTATTGTAAATTGAATTTCTATATATAAACGATTCGCGGGACCACGATCAATAAACGGTGACCATAGCCAATTGTTAACATTATGGTAAGCAACATCACAGACAACATAACTTCTCCAGTTAATGCCTTTAACAAAATCTGTAAACGATTCTTCGACCCActgaaaattgaaaagttttattaaaattgttttgcatATGATTCAAAAATAATACTAACGCCCGGTGTTTGTGCTTGAGGACCATAGGGGTATCTTGTCCATTCTAATGTTGCCTCTCTAGTTGTGTCTAAAAGGATCActgtaaataaaacaaaaatataactttaaattttgtattcctaaattttgaaatctaagGTTGGAGTAAtaagaaataactttaaaaaaatattgtttttaagatTATAGTATTCCATCATTTTGTGAATACGGTATGAAGAAATTGAATGCACGAATAGAAAACAATTTGGAACATATTTTTGTGGAAGAACACAATACGCAATGAAGGTTAAGTAGAAGTTGGTAAAAAAGAACTAGGTAGTGGTTGCaagattttgctcaaaaatgtttttgataaACACAATAGGTCTTACTCATAGcttgttttaaacatttttgtttaatgggGATGAAAAAGAAATACCGGGCACATTGATTTTAAACAATGAAAGGGAAAAACAGAGCGAATCTCTGTACTGTACGTTCGAAATAAGGATTAAGGGTGATATGATTGGCATTCCAACAGGGGCGTACATTAACTTGGGGCAGCCTGGGCCTCCCTACATATCCGTAGGGCCCCACAGAAAATTATGTAGGAAGGAAACATGGTATTCGAAATGAAATAATGGAGCAAACAGATCTTATGTCCGCTCAGTTTCTTTGTTTTCATCTAAAATACATATCTTAAGGACTTGAATTACTAGAAACAGAATAGAGAAAAATTATAGGGCCTTTTGCCTACTGCATTGTTGGCTGACCGTTCCATTTTTAGGGCCTCCGGACCATTATTGAGCCCCTcctgaaattaaattgaatctaAGAATCTATCATTAATTACGaaaaaagtagtaaaaattacattttgggCTTCAAAACTTAGAGTCGCTTGATTTTAACTctggtattttttgtattaatgagTATATTAGTATGTACATTAAGGTGGCCCAtgcttgtatgggaaaaataaaattttcaaaatgtcgTTGGGCCACCCCCTAGTTTTAAGATGGCGAATATAAGtggaaatcgaaaaaaatagtttttggaccACAATAATgttcattaataaataataagctcttttttaaataaagttgaaatttgttttatgaGAGACTCAAATCCCAGTGGGTGGCGCCCCCAAAACTGCAAATGATGGTCTTACGACTGGCAGCATAACTCATCGTTTTCTGATAGTTtagattttgatattttttggaatGATATGAGAATAATATTGAGTGAAACCAGTTAAATATTG contains:
- the LOC129920586 gene encoding ephrin type-B receptor 1-B isoform X1 — its product is MESNVILRILITSVCLLITILGIQSDQVILLDTTREATLEWTRYPYGPQAQTPGWVEESFTDFVKGINWRSYVVCDVAYHNVNNWLWSPFIDRGPANRLYIEIQFTIRDCSLFPGNALSCKETFSLLFYEFDAATREPPPWQPESYKLIARIAAGEGRFNQNSDVDINTEVKSIAVTKKGVYFAFRDQGACISVLAVKVYYITCPSVTENFAHFNETPTGREITIIEKQNGTCVNNAEPYEPPTYLCKGDGKWTILTGGCRCKVGFEPDYANKTCNECSAGTFRSLEVSKCTPCPLNSKSSKIGVAFCPCQPGYYRHPRDGKQMPCYKPPGPPTNLTLLFVDQTSAILSWNTPQRASDEQLDTKFRSDIVFKVKCAFCSSNVVFNPATETFNETKLTLTNLEPVTPYTIQIHSMNGISYAVNPDSDSSDGENGTSSASESIADKTTSISSSSSPDDTNIKTEYTEIIFTTESAILSTVFNVRIVSITSKEADLVWDKPIHSDLPIEFYEVRWFPKSELDAINKTALNTKETKAHIEGLQENVEYGFQVRCKTLNGYGTYSNIVYAQTHQSVSPVYYDSMQMRIVAGATVAVVFILVLVIVATVLFLRSKNQDELDKKTNNHLPLPLDYASNEGLVVTYIHAMDTTPIVKTIQSNVTTPLFGTSRSYVDPHTYEDPNQAIREFAREIDASYITIEAIIGGGEFGDVCRGRLKIPPNFVQDIDVAIKTLKPETLKAVSQTGSSEKARCDFLTEASIMGQFDHPNVIYLQGVVTRSNPVMIITEYMENGSLDTFLRANDGKFQTLQLIGMLRGIASGMSYLSDMNYVHRDLAARNVLVNAQLVCKIADFGLSREIENASDAYTTRGGKIPVRWTAPEAIAFRKFTSASDVWSYGVVLWEVMSYGERPYWNWSNQDVIKSIEKGYRLPAPMDCPEALYQLMLDCWQKQRTHRPTFASIVSTLDNLARQPQALLTTRNSPDNDGTHIIDTQRGHNIFISTDLWLESIKMSRYSQHFKEANLVTAQQISRLTAQQLSDMGITLVGHQKKILHQARQLDTII
- the LOC129920586 gene encoding ephrin type-B receptor 1-B isoform X5, with protein sequence MESNVILRILITSVCLLITILGIQSDQVILLDTTREATLEWTRYPYGPQAQTPGWVEESFTDFVKGINWRSYVVCDVAYHNVNNWLWSPFIDRGPANRLYIEIQFTIRDCSLFPGNALSCKETFSLLFYEFDAATREPPPWQPESYKLIARIAAGEGRFNQNSDVDINTEVKSIAVTKKGVYFAFRDQGACISVLAVKVYYITCPSVTENFAHFNETPTGREITIIEKQNGTCVNNAEPYEPPTYLCKGDGKWTILTGGCRCKVGFEPDYANKTCNECSAGTFRSLEVSKCTPCPLNSKSSKIGVAFCPCQPGYYRHPRDGKQMPCYKPPGPPTNLTLLFVDQTSAILSWNTPQRASDEQLDTKFRSDIVFKVKCAFCSSNVVFNPATETFNETKLTLTNLEPVTPYTIQIHSMNGISYAVNPDSDSSDGENGTSSASESIADKTTSISSSSSPDDTNIKTEYTEIIFTTESAILSTVFNVRIVSITSKEADLVWDKPIHSDLPIEFYEVRWFPKSELDAINKTALNTKETKAHIEGLQENVEYGFQVRCKTLNGYGTYSNIVYAQTHQSVSPVYYDSMQMRIVAGATVAVVFILVLVIVATVLFLRSKNQDELDKKTNNHLPLPLDYASNEVHAMDTTPIVKTIQSNVTTPLFGTSRSYVDPHTYEDPNQAIREFAREIDASYITIEAIIGGGEFGDVCRGRLKIPPNFVQDIDVAIKTLKPAVSQTGSSEKARCDFLTEASIMGQFDHPNVIYLQGVVTRSNPVMIITEYMENGSLDTFLRANDGKFQTLQLIGMLRGIASGMSYLSDMNYVHRDLAARNVLVNAQLVCKIADFGLSREIENASDAYTTRGGKIPVRWTAPEAIAFRKFTSASDVWSYGVVLWEVMSYGERPYWNWSNQDVIKSIEKGYRLPAPMDCPEALYQLMLDCWQKQRTHRPTFASIVSTLDNLARQPQALLTTRNSPDNDGTHIIDTQRGHNIFISTDLWLESIKMSRYSQHFKEANLVTAQQISRLTAQQLSDMGITLVGHQKKILHQARQLDTII
- the LOC129920586 gene encoding ephrin type-B receptor 1-B isoform X8, with product MESNVILRILITSVCLLITILGIQSDQVILLDTTREATLEWTRYPYGPQAQTPGWVEESFTDFVKGINWRSYVVCDVAYHNVNNWLWSPFIDRGPANRLYIEIQFTIRDCSLFPGNALSCKETFSLLFYEFDAATREPPPWQPESYKLIARIAAGEGRFNQNSDVDINTEVKSIAVTKKGVYFAFRDQGACISVLAVKVYYITCPSVTENFAHFNETPTGREITIIEKQNGTCVNNAEPYEPPTYLCKGDGKWTILTGGCRCKVGFEPDYANKTCNECSAGTFRSLEVSKCTPCPLNSKSSKIGVAFCPCQPGYYRHPRDGKQMPCYKPPGPPTNLTLLFVDQTSAILSWNTPQRASDEQLDTKFRSDIVFKVKCAFCSSNVVFNPATETFNETKLTLTNLEPVTPYTIQIHSMNGISYAVNPDSDSSDGENGTSSASESIADKTTSISSSSSPDDTNIKTEYTEIIFTTESAILSTVFNVRIVSITSKEADLVWDKPIHSDLPIEFYEVRWFPKSELDAINKTALNTKETKAHIEGLQENVEYGFQVRCKTLNGYGTYSNIVYAQTHQSVSPVYYDSMQMRIVAGATVAVVFILVLVIVATVLFLRSKNQDELDKKTNNHLPLPLDYASNEVTTPLFGTSRSYVDPHTYEDPNQAIREFAREIDASYITIEAIIGGGEFGDVCRGRLKIPPNFVQDIDVAIKTLKPETLKAVSQTGSSEKARCDFLTEASIMGQFDHPNVIYLQGVVTRSNPVMIITEYMENGSLDTFLRANDGKFQTLQLIGMLRGIASGMSYLSDMNYVHRDLAARNVLVNAQLVCKIADFGLSREIENASDAYTTRGGKIPVRWTAPEAIAFRKFTSASDVWSYGVVLWEVMSYGERPYWNWSNQDVIKSIEKGYRLPAPMDCPEALYQLMLDCWQKQRTHRPTFASIVSTLDNLARQPQALLTTRNSPDNDGTHIIDTQRGHNIFISTDLWLESIKMSRYSQHFKEANLVTAQQISRLTAQQLSDMGITLVGHQKKILHQARQLDTII
- the LOC129920586 gene encoding ephrin type-B receptor 1-B isoform X6, with translation MESNVILRILITSVCLLITILGIQSDQVILLDTTREATLEWTRYPYGPQAQTPGWVEESFTDFVKGINWRSYVVCDVAYHNVNNWLWSPFIDRGPANRLYIEIQFTIRDCSLFPGNALSCKETFSLLFYEFDAATREPPPWQPESYKLIARIAAGEGRFNQNSDVDINTEVKSIAVTKKGVYFAFRDQGACISVLAVKVYYITCPSVTENFAHFNETPTGREITIIEKQNGTCVNNAEPYEPPTYLCKGDGKWTILTGGCRCKVGFEPDYANKTCNECSAGTFRSLEVSKCTPCPLNSKSSKIGVAFCPCQPGYYRHPRDGKQMPCYKPPGPPTNLTLLFVDQTSAILSWNTPQRASDEQLDTKFRSDIVFKVKCAFCSSNVVFNPATETFNETKLTLTNLEPVTPYTIQIHSMNGISYAVNPDSDSSDGENGTSSASESIADKTTSISSSSSPDDTNIKTEYTEIIFTTESAILSTVFNVRIVSITSKEADLVWDKPIHSDLPIEFYEVRWFPKSELDAINKTALNTKETKAHIEGLQENVEYGFQVRCKTLNGYGTYSNIVYAQTHQSVSPVYYDSMQMRIVAGATVAVVFILVLVIVATVLFLRSKNQDELDKKTNNHLPLPLDYASNEVHAMDTTPIVKTIQSNVTTPLFGTSRSYVDPHTYEDPNQAIREFAREIDASYITIEAIIGGGEFGDVCRGRLKIPPNFVQDIDVAIKTLKPGSSEKARCDFLTEASIMGQFDHPNVIYLQGVVTRSNPVMIITEYMENGSLDTFLRANDGKFQTLQLIGMLRGIASGMSYLSDMNYVHRDLAARNVLVNAQLVCKIADFGLSREIENASDAYTTRGGKIPVRWTAPEAIAFRKFTSASDVWSYGVVLWEVMSYGERPYWNWSNQDVIKSIEKGYRLPAPMDCPEALYQLMLDCWQKQRTHRPTFASIVSTLDNLARQPQALLTTRNSPDNDGTHIIDTQRGHNIFISTDLWLESIKMSRYSQHFKEANLVTAQQISRLTAQQLSDMGITLVGHQKKILHQARQLDTII